The Porphyrobacter sp. LM 6 sequence TGCATCTTTCGACTCAGGGCAAAAAACAACGACCTCCGTGCCGTCGGCGGTCACATAGGAGAGGTTGATCCGAGCGAATTCGTCGTCCGGCTTCCGCTTGTTCATCTGCTCCTTGACACGGCGGCGGCACTCGACGGCATATTCGACATATTCTGCGAAATCTTGCTCACTAGCGGCGCCATCAGGGTGAAGGATTTTCAGAAACGCTGCGACGGTTTTCTTGATCCCTTTCTCGTCCCGACCCTCAATGTCCTTGCCTAGCCGAATTTGGCGGCTGACTTCCTCATAACGGTTGGTGTGCTTAAACTGATAATGAAAAGCCTCAGCGAGATAATCAGTGATGAAGCCATATCTCGAGGTCAGAAACTCACTACTGTTTTTCGGCATCTCCCAACCCGGGATATATGCCGCAAAGCGATCCATGACTGCCAAATCCAGCTCTGGAGGCAGGGGCTGAAACAGATCATACTCTGTCGAGTGGACCACCTGAGAGACGGAAAGGTCGATGTTGCCGACAAAGCTCAAGCTCGCATCTGCAATCACCTCTGCTCCCCTCGAGAAGCGACCATTCGCCATGAAGTCTTTCATGATTTGAATGGTGTCTGGATCGCGAACCTTGATGCCGCCAACCTCGTCAAATGCGACTGTATCCCAATATCCTACCAGGCCAACTTTCCGACGCGCGTTGTTGTAAAAAAGCGTGGCCTTGGTCGCCTGTCCGCCAGATATCAAAGTGGCATAAGGCGAGAATTCACTGAAGAAATATGACTTCCCAGTGCCTCGCGGGCCAAGTTCAATGTAATTATAATTGGGTTCCACAAGTGATGCTAGGCGGGCGACGAAGTGGAACTTCACTCGCTGCGAGAGCTTGGATGGCTCAAGACCCACAGACCGCATAATCGCATCCAACCATTGATCCCGCGAGAAGGACTTCCGACCTTCAGCGTATTGCTCGAAGTCGAACCTCGAAAGCTGAATTGGACGCAGATCTTCTATGTAGAATGCGTAGTTATCCTCATCAACTTCGTTATGGGCTAGAGTCACTTCAGCCCAAATACCGCCCTCCAGAAGGCGGTCGTTGTCTCTGTAGAACTTCTCGCCAACTGCTATCCGTTGAGAATTGAAGTTCTCGAGAGAAGCCCAATGTCGCTTCTCCTTTTCTACAAACCGGACATGGACCTTATCAATAAACCGGTGCTTCCCTTTTGTCGCCACTTTGGACTGCGCGGCATTGGCCTCATCAGGTCTGACATAATTATCTTGCAGTGTCGCAAGGACGGCTTCCATGCCGGCATCAATCTCCGCCTGGTCGTCACTGGCGCAGAAACGGGCGAGGAGGAATTCCAACACGAACGTAGGAACGTTGGTCCCTTTTTTGATCCGATGCAGAAGATCCTTTCGGACAACCTTACCGTCAAATGCGGCAATCAGCTGCCTGTCGAGTTCATCCAATTGGCTCATACCGTGTAGTCCGTTTCCAAGGTGATGGCGCAGAAGCTAGCCAGCGTTGTGGGATTGAGCGCTTTGACGGTGAACTTTCCTTCGAAGTCAGCATCCATCCTCAAAGCGATCTGCTTGCTCTGCCCCGGCATTAAAGAAAGCGTCCGCGTGGCAGGATTTAGGTCACCGCCTGGCCTCGGCTCCCCGATCACATTGCCTTTAATATCCTGAGCTTCAATCAGCACTTCCATCATAGTGTCTTGAGAGAACATATCGTCGGACGTTAATTTAATATCGATCACAGGTACGCGCGTTGTGATCCGCTTTGCTCCGTTCTTATATGAAATCTCGACTGTCACCTTGCCTGAAGCTATCTGATCATCGTCATCAAGGCGCATCAGCAGGACAGGAACGACAGCTTCGGCGAGCGAGGCTCCCCCATGGAAGTAGAGATGCCCCGATCGATAGGGCGCCATACTGCGGGGCATAGCAACCTGAGAGAAGTCACCCCTGATCCCAAGTTTTTCAGCAGCAACAACAGCATTATGAGCGTCTGCGTTTCCATCCCCCAGCATCAAGCGGTCATGGGCGTTTATGACCCAGTTACCTTGTGGCTTCATGGAGACATCGCCTGCTCCTGCCTGGGCATTCAGGAAAAACCCATGATCGGTAACTATGACTGCCTCTTTGAAGCCCATTCCTCGAAGCTTGTGGAGGGCGACCCTAATCGTTTTTAACGTTGAAGGGATAAGCCCCAGAGTGGTCTCCGGATTGCTCTCGAGCTGACTGTCAATCTCCGTGGACCGTAAAACGAGAAGATCCGTCGTCTCAGAAATTCTGGGCCTGCCGCGGACAAATTCGTTAAGCGGCATCTCTTGAAAACGGTCGCCAAACCTCTTTCTGAGCACATCCATGCGCTGGGCGACATTGCCTACGCGAACGTCACCCAGCTTCGGGACCATCGCGTCAGCTTCGAGAGCCAGGGATAAGTCGGCTCGGGCTCCTGGCAAAAGACTGGCCATGCCCACGAGTGTAATCGAGGGCAGTTGAGCGTAAGCAGCTTGCAACTCAACCGGACCATCCTCAGAAAGCATTTTTTCGAGCGCCACGCCCAGTTCATATCGCAAGGCGTCGATCATAAGATATGCTACACGGCGCCCGCTTTCCTTTAGACGGTCAGCTAAGAGGCGGTCGAAGACGTCAGCGTTCGACAAGCGCCCCTGTGGCGGCCATCCAGCGGTTTCAACGTGCTTGACGAAGACGTTTTGCACTTTTTCGGCGAGTCGGCGATAACGCCCTCGTGCCTGATCAATAACAACTTCCATCAACCCATGTGTGTCAAGGAAGTCTCCGACGGCCTGTTCAAATTCTCGCTGCAACCGGTCCGCTTCGCGCAAACTCCCCAAATAAAAATCCAAGAGGTCTGACTGTGAACGAGCGTGATCTGGAAGCTGACGCTCGAAGTCATCGCAAGCTTCAATGAGGCTCAGGCCTGCACGTATAAGCTCCCACTGAGCTAGGCTTTCGCCCTTTCCCAACCATACAGAATTCTTGTTTCGGGCCAGCATCCTTCGGGTTGCATCGGTATCGTTGGCAGTGATGCCATTGATCGCGGCATCGAGGAACGTTCGCTCCTCGAATGGAAACGTGTCGCGCTCACCAAGGTCATCGATCATGCTGCATTGCGCGGGAAGGTCTAGCTCCGTCTCGATGGTTTCTGCGCGCTCGATGTAAGTATTCCGGATGTTAGCATCGCCTCGGAGCCTGTTGCAGACATCTTCTATAACAGGCCTCGCCTCAGGCGATGCATGAGGAACGCCTTTAAGAGATTCCGGCAGGACGCCGGGAAGGTCGAAAACGAATTCGCTGAACAGAACGAAACGCCAAAGCTCGTCAGCAAGCGAAGTCCATGTCTTGCCACGCGTTTTGACCGACATGCCTAGTGTCGATTGGACAAATTCTCGTGCTTCATCGGACCAACCATCCTGAGCCTTTAATGCTTCGTTCTGCGAGCTGGTTGGCGCTAACAAAGCGGTCAGAATTTCCCTCGCAGAGTCGACTTTCAGCACGGAGCGCAATTGAGGCCAGCTCGCGCCGCCGCCGATCGCATCGATTACCGAAAAGGCAGGGCCAGCAGCCGTACCCGCGAACACACGACGCACTTCGGTAGCGTGATCCGGTTTGGCGCGAAGGCAAAGGCTCAGATAGTCATCACCATCATCATGCGGGAAAACAGCTCCGCCCTCCGCATAAATAGCGAAAGGATCTACTTGCTTTTCCTCATCCGTCAGCGGAGGCTTTGTTGGAACATAGACCAAAACCTCATCAAAAGATCTTTGCGGCCGCCCGATCTCGCGCAATGCCAGAATGGCGGCCAAGCGACTTTCGATGCTACTGTCGGATGCGTCGACGAAGCGAGTACGATCGTCAGCCATGCCAGCGCAAATTTGCTGATAACGCCGGGCGGGGTCGTAAACGACCAGGCAACCGGCACTCGACAGACGCGGCTTTAGAACATCGTCCCTGATGAAAGCGGTAATGCTCATTCTGCGCCCTTTTTAAGCTTACCAGACTTTGGCGATCTTGGTTCAGGCTCAATGTAAAGCACCTCCAGGTCGTGCGCGATGGCTAATGACTTGTCGCTCTTGCACTTTTCACGAACCCGGTCTGGCCAATACGCCATTGCCAGGCGCGCCCAATCGTATTCTCCCTTTTCCAGCTTGGCCCAGGTGTCCTTCAGGATCCTCTGCCACGGCTTGTGGTGGAACAGCTGCCATAGCGGGGCGGCGGTAATTTGGACGCCGTCGTTATGGTTCGGGCGGTAGGCCGGCGCGATCTGCAGCAGAGTGTCGCGCAGCTCGATCAGTTCCAGCTCAAGCGCCTGAAGCGTCTCAAGCGACTTTTCGTCGTCGCGTGAGCGGGCGGCACCCTTGTTGCGTAGCGCGTCCGCTTCACGATTAACCTGCTTCAGCTTCGGTTCCACAAAGTCGTTGACGGCACTGTAGAGTGTTTGGCTGGATATGCTCGGGTAATAGAGCCATAGCGTGTAGCTGCCCGAACTGGTTGATAGCGGCCAATAGATCGGGGCCTTGCGGCGGCTCTTGCTGTACTGCTTCAGGTGCAGGGGGAAGAAGTCGCGCTGCAGCCAGCGGCGGACTTCCCTGGGAACCTCGGCCTCGACGCCGGTAAGGACTTCTTCGATCAGCCGTGGCAGATCATGTGGGTGCCCTTGGTCGTCCACCAGGATGCCAATGTGTGCATGGAACGGTGCAGCGCCATCAGGCAGCATGCCGGGGCTTTTGGCGGGGAGCGGATCGAATGGGTCCGGCTCGGGTGGAGCTTCGCGCTCGCCTGTCGCAAGGCGCCAATCGAAGCGACCGCACGCAACGCCGACGGCCCAGCTAAGCAGGCCATCGGTCTGATCAATCACCTCAGGCGCATCATCGTCTTCGCTATCGTCTGTAACCTCAGATTTATCATCTGAACCATCATCCGCTGAACCGATTGGTCCTAGCGCGGCAAGCCGATCCTGGACGCTGAACCCGTAGAGGTCGAAAGCAATCTCGTCGATCTCAATCTGAATTTCGTCAAGTTTGGCTTCGATAAGTGAAGGATCGTAATCTCCAAGGCGCACCCGAATGGCAGACGGTAAACAAAAGGCGTGCGACGTTTCCTCGATGGTGTCGAGCGCGCGCTTATTGGACCATCCCGTCCGTGCAAGGCGCTCCAGCCGCTGAGCGGCAGAACTGTCGGGCAAAGCTAGAGGCATCTTCTTCAATATGCCCACTAAGAACTCTGGATAACCAAAGCGCCCCAGTGTTATCTTAAATATATAGTCAAAAGCGGTGCTATTGAACAACGCCAGGGACACGATTTGGTCACCATCAGGAAAGTATGCGAGGTAACCTCTCTGCGAAAAAAGGCAGTTGCTGGCAAGCGCCTGCGGGGCGAATTTTTTTGCTCGTGATGGCCAAGTGAGCCCTGGCTTCCTAAAGTATTTATCTGCGGTGTCAGCCAGCATCCATACGTTTGACCTGATCCCCCCCTTTCATTCAGATTATTTTTGATCTCGGCTCCCTCCGCTCCCCAATTCACAACAAGAAAGACATCCGCGTAGAACGGCGAGAACTTTCCTCCCTTTGCAAAGCCTGGCCACTTGTCATTGTTTGCCGATACTTCCCACCAAGCTCTGACGAAACGGAAATCATCTGCAGTTGCAAGGCCCTGCCTCACTACTCGACCATCGCGCTCAAAAGGCTGAAAGTTCTCAAACGTACTGCGAACTTGGTCGCTTACCCAGTAAGCAAACGGGGTTCCTGGAACGGCACGGAATGAGTCGGTATCCACATTAAACGCTCGATTGTCGTCAGCGCCAGACTTAAGCGAAAAGCAAACTGAAAGAAGGGCACTCGACTTCTCTTCATCAGCCAGGAGGCGAAAAAATTCAGTCATCATTGCTTCTCCAGGACATAGGCGGCGGCTTCGACCATGGCGTCATCCATGACGCCTAGACCCAAATCAGCAACAACCACGGGGCGTGCAACACCCAAGACAATTTCTTCGCGCCACTTCTGGAAACTCGAGAGGAAGAAGCAAGTTCGCGAAGTAATCGCACCGATTTTTGCGCCCTTTCGCATTAGCTCCAGCCCGCGTTCAACGAAGACGGCAAGGAGGTCATTCTTACTTCGCGGAAACGCCTTTGCTAAGGCGGCCTTAGTGCTTATCGCTAGCTCGCCAAACGGAGGATTCATAACGACCACATCAAACACCTCTCGGCAGTGGTCGATCATCCTCAGCCCCTGCAACGCATCCTCGGCGAACAGCCGCCCCTGATAGGTGGATCGCGCCGCACGTGCATAATCTGTCAATGCTTCACGAAGCCGCTCCTCGGCCTTCTGCCACTGCGCCATGTCTTCGGTGCGGAACAAGTTTCCATGCTCGCCAAAGACCTTGCGGATCAGTGCCGGCAGCTCCTTTTCGACCTCAAGCAGCACTCCAAGTTCAGGCAAGCCCTTGAGCATGAACAGCGTCTGTTCGAAAAGCTCCGCATCCAGGGGATCAAGTTCCGCCATGAACCGTTTGCGCAAGTCCACTTCGGCCGGTGGCGCGACAGCGGCTACAACTTGGCCCTGGCCCACTTGCGGCCGGTCCTTCGCCTTCACGCCCGCGTCATGCCAGGCCCGCTGTGCCCGCAGCCACAGCGCCAGTGAGGCGATCTGCGCCGCGCGTGGATCGATATCGACGCCGTAGATGTTGTGCTCAATGATCAGCCTCGGCACGTCGCGCAGAAAAGCATCGTGGTCGGCGTAAGTGTCAGCGAGCGACTTCAGATCAGGACTGCCGCCGGTTTCCCGGTCGAGTCCATCTGGACCATGGGCCTGCTCCCAATCCCAAGTCTCGCGATAGATCTCCTGAAACAAGTCGAAGGCATAGAGCCCGAAATGCATCGACCCACAGGCGGGATCGATCAGCTTGATCGTGCGAGGGTCACGCAGCCGCTCAGCCATCTCGGGCTGCTCGTCCGGCTTTACCAGCAGATATTGGCAGCGGTCTCGCAGTGCGGTTTGCCCACCCGTCCAGTTAAACCAGAGCCTGCCCAGCGTGTTGTCAACCAGGAATTCCACCACATAGCGCGGCGTGAAGAACTGGTTTCGGACTGCCAGTTCGCGGCTGTTGCGCGGCGCCTGGGAGGCATCGCGCATCGCTTTGCGCTCTTCCTTGGAATTGAAGTACTGATAAATCCAGCCGATGGTCTCATCCTCGGCCCACAGCGGATCAATCTCACCGTGGTTGATCTGACCCAGCACCTGCATCAGCGCTGCCTCACGCGGGAATAAGCGGCCCTGTGGTGAGTATCGGTCAAACAGGCCAGGCAAATCTCGGGAAAGTTCGTCGAAGACGCTCTGCAGATAGACCCGATAGGCGTCGCCTGTTTCGCCAAGGCCAGCCCCTGCTAGCCTGGCGTAAAGCTGGAAGCCTTTAGCCTGAAAACCATCACCCACGGATTCAATCAGCAGGCCGCGCGCCTCGGCCATCCGAAGTGCGGCCAGGCGATTGAGCACGGTAAAGGCCTGCTCGCGCACAATGCGGTCCAGGCCGGATCGAGCATCGGTGCCCGGACTGGCGCAATAGTGAGCCAAGGTATAGCGCATGATGCGCGCAGTTTCGCGTTGCTGATCGTTAATGTGCCGGAGGTTCTCGATCGGGGTGACGTTCCCCGAAGCCGGGTCCATCCCGTAATCGTTCTGCAGTTGGCGAGTGAACTCCTCTTCCAAAATTCGGCGCGTGTCAGTGACGAAGCGCTGCAGTCTGTTACGTGTGGCCTGATCGAACGCCATCGTCAGACATCCCCGCTTAGCGTGAATGACACATCGAGGTCATCATACAGAGCGATTTGCATTTTGAGATCACTTAGGGCTGCAATCAGCGCATCCAATTGGGCAGGAGATGTTATCTTGCTCGGCACCGGAACAGAGCGAGACATCGTTCTGGGTTCTCGAACTCCGCCCGTCTCTGTTTCCCCTTTAATATCTTGGAGGCGGCGTTCCTCATATTGGCGGATGATTGAGCGCTTCAGCTCTTCCACCGTCGTGCTGATCTCGTAATCTCTGGCCAAAAGCTTCCTCAGTCCAGCCAGATCCTCCGCCGCGGAAAGGCCCAGCGCCTCTAACTGTGCAAGCGTGTTGCTGCGCTCTTCTTGCGTTAGGCCTGCCCATTGGGGCAGCCGCTGAAGGTCTTCCGCCCCATCCTTTAGGCGCACCTTCTGTTGATCGGAGAGGGAGCTAACGGCTTCTCGCACACGAGCTTTGACATGCGTGAGGAGCGAATTGAGATCAGCGGCATGCTTGAAAAAGTCATCCTTCTGGAGCCGCTCGTTCAGCATCGTCAGATCATCATTAAGCTCCTTGCGAAGCCCACCAGGTGCACCGGTGCTGGGAAGGTCTTCAATATCGCGGCGGTGGGCTTGAAGCTCGCGTACCGTGATGTCGAGACCGTTATCAAGCGCCCGCTTGACCTCAAGCGCCCACTTCAAATTTTCGTATATTGCGGACTCTTCTGCCCCAAGGCGCTGAGGCGCATCCGAAGCATCGGTGAAAAGAACGTCGGCTATGTCTTGGTTCATGGTCCGAACGCGTTCGCTGCCGGCGAGGCCTAACCCACTCAACTTCTCTGACAATGACCCATAGTCGTTCTGAAACCTTGGAAAATACTTCGCCGCAGCTCTGCTGATTTCCTGCTCAAGGGGAATGACAATGTCACCGACAAGCTCGGTCAAGCGCTCTGCAGCTCGACCAAGGGTTTCGTTGGAAGGACGCTCTTCTCTGAGTGACACACCGATCGGCTTGAAGGAGTTATTGGTTTTCAGGGCATCAATTGCTTGCTGCCCTGCTGCGGTAACCTCTCTCCCTGAAACCTTGAGCTTTATCTCGCCGGCCATTAGCATTGCTGCTAGTATGTAGCGGGTCGTGTCTGGTGACCAACCAAAGGGATCGCTGCTGAAGTGGTCCAGCAACCGCTTTCCATCGACTACACCGCTTTTATCAATGTAGTCGCGAATGCTGATCATAGCCTTGTGATCAGTCCGGAAGCCTGCGCGCCCACCAGCGGACTGCACGAGCCCGAGTGGATCCAGGCTGCTACTTATAGCCGTCGGGTTAGCTACCTTGAGAAATTTTTCAGCAGTATCAGTCGCGACTCTCTCGGGCGCTTCGGCATAGCGATCGAAGACTTGCCCTGCCACGTCGGCCAAAAGCTTCTTTGAAGCTTCGAGGAGATCAACGTTGAAAGTTGAGACCGCCGTGGCCTGCCCCCTAAAGATGAAGGAGCCGCCCTGCAGCGTTTGCTTGATCTTGCTTTTCAGCTCGGCGGCGAGCTTGGCGGCTCTATCGAGTTGAGCCGCGCAATAGTCCCTGATTTCCTGATCAGGTTCGTTGCGATGAAGCTCTGCGATCCTTTGACTGCGGTAGATTTCATTCGCGAAATCGTCGAGATCGGGGTTGCTGCGGGCGAGGAGCCCAATGACGTTCTTACCCGTGCGGCTCCGGGAATCATCAAGCATCCGGTTGCGAGCGGCATCATGGTCTGAGCCGGTGGCCAGCTCGACTATCATTTGAATTGGGTTCTGCTCACCGGCCAAGCTCGTGGCAGCTCCACCAGATTGGATCTTGAGCCCCGAAGCGACCGCCAATGTGCCGTGCAGGTTTGTCCTTGGCAAAGGGTCGAATGTATCTCGCAGGGCATCGTTGAATGCGCGTCGAACATCGACTGAACGTAATGCCAGGCCTCCACGTTCCTGTTCAATGTCACGAAGCTTCTCGCTCAAGAATACGAGATACCCGTCCTTTTCCCCGAGCGGCACGAGGACATCCTTGAGCATTTCATCAACGGCGTTCCGCACCTTATCAAGTTCCGAAGTTGCGGTGATCGAGGACTGCATCAAGCTCGCAACATTCTCCACCGTGATGGGGAGATTGCTAAGTATCTGGAGCACTGCAATGGTTTTCGCGACATCCTGATGTCGCTGAGTATCTGGGAACCGAACCAGGACTTTGCCTACCGCCTGGTGGATCGAGGGGAATGCGCGTCTAATATCCTTTTCGAGCTCGTTGTAGAGCGTAACCGTCGTCGCTAGCCAGCCAACAGGCTGGTCAGCCATAGCGGTAACCCCGTCCTCCCCCTTGAGAACATCCTGAACCACTTTGATGGCCGAACGCAGCCCGATGCCCCCTGTCGATTTAGCAAGCGCCCCAAGTAGGTGCAGAAGGATATCAAAATGTGCCGGTAGGAATGGATAGAGGTTTATGAAGGTTTCACGGCTGAAGTCGGCACTGTAGTATTTTGCGTCTTGCAGCTTCGTATTATGCCTAAGTGCCTGCCCATAAGTATCAAAGAGTTTTCCGAGAGTGTCCTCGCCTGAGGGCGATTTGCTAAGCAGCCGTCGATAGCAGATTTCCTTGATATCGCTTGACTCAAGATCAATTTGGATCGGGAAACGATCCTTGAGCTTGTAGAGTTTGTCTGAGTTGAGTGTGGCTCGCGGGTCATCTTCGGTCAGTGTTTGCTGGGCAGTAGAGATGATCCAAACCTTGCCATCTCCGAGGCGTTTCAGGTTCTTCGCCAGGCCGTCCAGGTTGAGGATCAGGTTGTCGCGCGAGGCCACGTACTGACCAACTTCGTCGACAATAAAAATGATATTTTCTTTTCCGCTCTTTTCGCGGACGATGTCTATCATCTCCTCGACGCGCTGACCCTCAAATTGGAAGAACCCATCCGTGTTCGACGAGAATGACTTGGCATCTGGAAAGTGGTTCGGGTACATCTCATGAGCAATCTTCGGGACCAGTCCGTCGATTGCCAACGGCATGTTTTGCACACGGCTCCAAGTTGCGCCAGGTAAAGCCTCTGCGATCCGCTGGTGCAACTCATCCGTGCGGCCGTCCTTCTCGATCATCCGCTCGAGAGCAGCGACCTTGAGGTTTTGTGAGTACCCAGCCCACTGCAGGACTTTGAAATAGAGAACCGTGGATACCTCTTCCATGGTGGCACCAGCTAACATGTCGCTGGCTAGGTCGAGCAAAACCACCGCCGCTGGGAATCGCTGCGCGACGGTGCTGAGGAGGGCCTTCGTTTGGGGTTTATGCAGCCGATCCTGCAGATGCTTGAGAAAGGGTGTTCCGTCGATGGTGCACTGGTCATCGAATGCGAGGCCCAGGTACTTGGTGAACGAGCTTTTGCCCGAGCCATAAAAGCCGGAGACCCAAACACCGACTTCGTTCTCACCGCCGGCCTCCATTGCGAGTTGCATCCGATCTAGTAGCTTGCGGAATTGCTCCTCGATGCTTTCCGTCACAACATATTCGGAAATTTCGGCTTTCAGCCGGTCCTCTTGGGCAGCACCATAAGTGATGACCTTTTCGATCGTCCTGAAAATATCCTTAGATGGATCAAACAATTCGCGAATGTTCACCGCTTAGTCCCTTTGCCTGTTCTCAGCTTCTCAACCGCCGACATGGACGGAACGATAGTTTCCATCCTCGGGATAAAAGCCGAGGAATTTTAGCCGGGTTTTGCCTGTCCTTACGCCAGGATACAGAAACACCGTCGGTACGTGAAATTGCCCTTGAAGCTGGCTCTCGATAGCTCCAATCCGCAGAAATGGATGGAGCGCCTCTAAGTCTGTAACGAGCAGCAGAGCGTTCGACTTGCCTTCGAGAGACAGGAGCTCATCTTCCAGCCGCTTGAGGAGCCCTCCGCTGGCCGTGATTAGGCCAGCTAAGGATTTATTCGTTCGCTCCCAATCGAGAGGTGAAGCTTTATCCTGCGTCACGCAAAGCTCCCAGAAGGGGTCCTTTTGCAGCAAGTCCCAGATTTGCTCTGCTACCGAAAAGCAATGAACGTCCCAGCCTTCTTGGTGCAGCTTCGCCACCCAGGCAGGCGTTTGACGCTTTACCTCAAGGATATGGTCTGGAGAAAAAATCAGATAGTAGATCGGCTCGAAGCTGGCATGACCGAGCTCGCGGCCATGGCGAATGCGCTCACGCAACTCGTCAAAGTCAGCCCTGAGTGAGGACATCGCAAAGCTCCTGCATGTTTGATTGTTTCCAGCTTATGCGGACAACATCGCCTGCAACCTGGACAATGAGGTGCCCTTTCAGGGACAGCCTTTTAAGCTCATCGAGCACATCATCTTTAGCCAGCCCGAACAACTGCCAGTCAGGATGTGATAAAAGGGCATTATCGCCAACGCCTGCGAGATGCAGGTCATAGGCCAGGTATGCAGATGCGACCGATGAGATTCTCAATGGGTGGATGCGGCGTGCCGAGCGCGAGCCTCCGGAGAGCAAGCCATAGTCGGCACAACAACCTGTGAGATAGGCTGATATGCGTCTGACGGTTGATTCTGACCAACGTATGCTTGTTTTGCCATCATCAATCGCTCGTTCCACAAAGGCTCTGGCATCGTCGTTGGTGATGTCTGCATATCCTCCTGCATACCGAGGCCAAAACACAGTGCGTATGAAATCTCCCAAAATTGGGTTCGCGCGAGCCGTATAAATCAGCATGATTTGGGCTAAATCCGCCGCTGGAATGCTACCGGACAGCTGCTTCAAACACTGTGCAGGAGCGCCATTCGAAATAAGGTAACGTGGGGCAAAGCACTCTGAAACAATATTTCGCAGACGCCGAGCGGTGACATTGGGGAAGCGCCCTGAAGTCAGTGCAAGTTGATGCAACTGAGAGGCGGTCATGCCTGCCACCCAGAGATCTAAAAGCTCTTTGGTCTCGTCAACCAGGCCAAGGCCGGCCTGCAGTTGGGTTGTGTAAAGGGGCCCCTCTGTCACGATCACCTCACCAGGTAGGGGAAAGATTGAGTGTTTGACTTGAACGATGCGCTGTAAACCGCCGCCAGGTCACCAAGATGATCATTGAGATCCGCAATGTTTCCTGTCGATACAGGACCAACACCCGCCTTTGGCATTGCTCCCGACATGCTTTCTAAGACGCTCAGCGCATTTTCCGCGTCTCCATAAAGGGTTGCAGGTGATAGCGCGTCACCATCCTCTTGCATTAAGTCATGAAGATCTTGCTCAATTTCCTCCGGTAGGCGGAAGAGATGGTATGTACCGACGCTTAGGTGCTCATCGTGCAGACGACGTGCGGCTTCAGTAACTCCGTGATATTGGGCGAGGCCCTGCGATTTTGAAAAAATCGGTTCAAGGAACAGTCGGCCGGATGCTTCATAAAATGACGTAGGCCACCATCCAAACTGAGATCGCTCGCCCAGAAAACCTACCAGGATTCTGAGTTTCAAGACTGATGAGAGTGACGATTTTGTTTTGTAACTCATACCATCA is a genomic window containing:
- the brxC gene encoding BREX system P-loop protein BrxC translates to MNIRELFDPSKDIFRTIEKVITYGAAQEDRLKAEISEYVVTESIEEQFRKLLDRMQLAMEAGGENEVGVWVSGFYGSGKSSFTKYLGLAFDDQCTIDGTPFLKHLQDRLHKPQTKALLSTVAQRFPAAVVLLDLASDMLAGATMEEVSTVLYFKVLQWAGYSQNLKVAALERMIEKDGRTDELHQRIAEALPGATWSRVQNMPLAIDGLVPKIAHEMYPNHFPDAKSFSSNTDGFFQFEGQRVEEMIDIVREKSGKENIIFIVDEVGQYVASRDNLILNLDGLAKNLKRLGDGKVWIISTAQQTLTEDDPRATLNSDKLYKLKDRFPIQIDLESSDIKEICYRRLLSKSPSGEDTLGKLFDTYGQALRHNTKLQDAKYYSADFSRETFINLYPFLPAHFDILLHLLGALAKSTGGIGLRSAIKVVQDVLKGEDGVTAMADQPVGWLATTVTLYNELEKDIRRAFPSIHQAVGKVLVRFPDTQRHQDVAKTIAVLQILSNLPITVENVASLMQSSITATSELDKVRNAVDEMLKDVLVPLGEKDGYLVFLSEKLRDIEQERGGLALRSVDVRRAFNDALRDTFDPLPRTNLHGTLAVASGLKIQSGGAATSLAGEQNPIQMIVELATGSDHDAARNRMLDDSRSRTGKNVIGLLARSNPDLDDFANEIYRSQRIAELHRNEPDQEIRDYCAAQLDRAAKLAAELKSKIKQTLQGGSFIFRGQATAVSTFNVDLLEASKKLLADVAGQVFDRYAEAPERVATDTAEKFLKVANPTAISSSLDPLGLVQSAGGRAGFRTDHKAMISIRDYIDKSGVVDGKRLLDHFSSDPFGWSPDTTRYILAAMLMAGEIKLKVSGREVTAAGQQAIDALKTNNSFKPIGVSLREERPSNETLGRAAERLTELVGDIVIPLEQEISRAAAKYFPRFQNDYGSLSEKLSGLGLAGSERVRTMNQDIADVLFTDASDAPQRLGAEESAIYENLKWALEVKRALDNGLDITVRELQAHRRDIEDLPSTGAPGGLRKELNDDLTMLNERLQKDDFFKHAADLNSLLTHVKARVREAVSSLSDQQKVRLKDGAEDLQRLPQWAGLTQEERSNTLAQLEALGLSAAEDLAGLRKLLARDYEISTTVEELKRSIIRQYEERRLQDIKGETETGGVREPRTMSRSVPVPSKITSPAQLDALIAALSDLKMQIALYDDLDVSFTLSGDV
- a CDS encoding BREX protein BrxB domain-containing protein, whose protein sequence is MSSLRADFDELRERIRHGRELGHASFEPIYYLIFSPDHILEVKRQTPAWVAKLHQEGWDVHCFSVAEQIWDLLQKDPFWELCVTQDKASPLDWERTNKSLAGLITASGGLLKRLEDELLSLEGKSNALLLVTDLEALHPFLRIGAIESQLQGQFHVPTVFLYPGVRTGKTRLKFLGFYPEDGNYRSVHVGG
- a CDS encoding BrxA family protein; the encoded protein is MIVTEGPLYTTQLQAGLGLVDETKELLDLWVAGMTASQLHQLALTSGRFPNVTARRLRNIVSECFAPRYLISNGAPAQCLKQLSGSIPAADLAQIMLIYTARANPILGDFIRTVFWPRYAGGYADITNDDARAFVERAIDDGKTSIRWSESTVRRISAYLTGCCADYGLLSGGSRSARRIHPLRISSVASAYLAYDLHLAGVGDNALLSHPDWQLFGLAKDDVLDELKRLSLKGHLIVQVAGDVVRISWKQSNMQELCDVLTQG
- a CDS encoding BrxE family protein gives rise to the protein MSYKTKSSLSSVLKLRILVGFLGERSQFGWWPTSFYEASGRLFLEPIFSKSQGLAQYHGVTEAARRLHDEHLSVGTYHLFRLPEEIEQDLHDLMQEDGDALSPATLYGDAENALSVLESMSGAMPKAGVGPVSTGNIADLNDHLGDLAAVYSASFKSNTQSFPYLVR